ggattatgcactacatttgtTACAGTTCTCGCAACTTGAACGGTCAAGCACGATTTCTGGTTCACTTGACGCAAAGACACATGAATGTCGTGAGGGATATCAAATAAGCCTGTTCACATTTTATAGTAGACAGTAGACTTCTATCCGCAATCCCTCGGCAAAGCGTAGGAAGTAGTACCTTGTTAGTATGATTTCTAATAGGCGGCGCGCACTTGAACTCGGTTCGTCCTGGAGGCACGTTTTCCGCGTTAAGCGTGAGGTAGTGGTTGCAAGTCTCGGACGTGACGCCGGCGCGCCAGCCGCGGTGACCGGCCAGCACGCGCGCCGCCCTCGCCTCTTCTAGGATCGGGACTACGCCCTCCGCCGACACGTGCACCACATGGACATGGACACTGTCAAGAGTTAGTTGATTGGGATGCAAGTATGAAAACTAAGCAATTAATGTTATGTGCACTAAATGTTACCAGGTCTAGTCTATTACGCCGCTATCTGCTGGAATATGTTTTACCCATTCTGCTTATTATGTGAGGACGCTTCACAGTTATTAAGAGGCTGTCGGAATTCTGGGGTTATCAGTAGTCACTTATTAAGAGCGAATATACATATAAGGAgcaattaggtacttataaagaTGATAAAGGATTTCGCCTGTAGGTATTTACACATGTTTCAAGTGCGTCGGTCTCGCTTGTTTCATAGCTATACCTACATGATGTGTTTGATGTACAAGCGCGAAGTCGTGATAATCAGTCATCAAATAAGTacgtaagtataaaaaaatcaaatactACGAAGGTAGtacgtatattttattatttttttagtacgtAGTGTGCTGCGAGTCTAcgagtgctacgccgtagcccgtGGCATTGTATTTTTCTAATTCTTAGTAGTAGAACGCACGTCGCAGCATTTGTGTCGTGCGACTCATGCGCAATAGAAAGATTTAGTAGGTTCATTTTGGGAAAAGAAAGTGTCGTGAAAAATACTTACGTACATTACATAGGACACAGTATATATAGGATCTACAAGGTACGATACTGATGAAAACAGCAAATGAACATAGCATTAAATAGAGGTCGCTACAGAGTAACCACACAGGTaaaaaacaggacaagtgcgagtcggactcgtccaccgagggttccgtactttttaatatttgttgttataccggcaacagaaagttcataagatacagcctggtgacagacagacagacagacggacagcggagtcttagtaagtaatagggtcccgtttttaccctttgggtacgaaaccctaaaaatcatgagTGCTACGTGTAAACACGCCATTATTGTCGTATGCGTGCCGCTCTCTCAATAGTGAGActatacgtaggtacctactcagtCTTAGGTATGAAACTGGCAATCAATTTGACAGCATCGATTTCCATTTCATCGGGACGAGACGCGAGGTAAGTGCTGTACAACTCAGGGTCTGGAATTCGgagcaaaatattacaatataataGAAGTTCTCGCTGTATATATGCAGCATACGGCGTCCATGGGAACCAGGTTATGATCGCATGGTGgaattttacaatatttatagtATTAGACATTTACCGCATTCACTGCAATCTGTTGTTCCATTCAGCTGTACTTCGGCATGAAActgaaaacaaatcaaaattaataagggccacttgcttcatccagggttagccactaactcggagttaaccgttaaCACAGGGTTAAATCTAATGAGTGATTGATATTACATTTTGCGACCTCTTCGTTTCCTATTTGACACTGAATAAGCCCCCAAACAATACTGGTCAAAGCTGCGGTAGTAGTAACTAGTAGTCTTAGTATATATACTTATGACATCCAGGAGATATGCTAGGCACGTGAGTGGTTTTGGTTAGTTTCTGTATGACTGAATTGCTACAGGTAATAATCTCAACTATGCGCTGTCAGAAATAAGAATGTCATCATTTTAGTAGTATTTGTCTACTCTACTCATTATTATTAAGACAAGAAGACAAAGTAAGTTTAATGTATGTGCTTAATTCAGTGCTTACCGCTAAAACAGTACCGGTACCATTAAGGACACTGAACACGCTATCCAATTCATCAGGAGTAATATTGGGAAACTCAGAGACGCCACTATCTATCAGATAACATTTGAATCCCACCACGCCAGCCTCTATCATGTCAAGCAACTCCATCTGTAAGATTATGCGAAAAAATAACGACAATtgatataattaaatttaatgaccATGCATGGTATCAGATTCAAGTCATTCAAACACGACACCTGAGAGACTCGTTCAGCCTCTTTTACTCCTATAAAGGAGTAATTATATGTATGTCTttacccatcacggaacaatgctGTTTTGGACATTTGGGAGGCATGCGCGGAGccaaagccaacacgtagaggcccttttgacactttaatgagatGTAAGGAATCCAATACAACTAACGTTAGTGTACAGAAATTACATAGTTGGGGAACTAATTGTTTCCAGTGCCAGAAACATGATTAAAGTAAGAAACATAAGAAGTAGGTAGtcgtaatttatttatctctcTAGTCTAGTATAGTCAGAGGGTTGGCAGGTAGGGAATGTTACAAAAAGAGTCCGTTTTTTATACGATTTTTGatgcaatacaataaataaataaagttatttactTCATTCCCAGGAACAACTCCACCCCAAAATCCAACATCCACGTAAACCTCCTCCTTTGCCATATCTCTTTTGATTCTCAAATTATGCAGTGTTGTGGTTGGCGGTATGGAGTTtctgtaataaattaaaatacttaatcaaaaaatacaaaattctttattactTACTCTAAAAACGTACAATTATGTTATCTTAATACCCCAGCCGCCCAGTAAACAAAGTTTCTTGTGTTGGCTTGGGAGACACCCAAGAGACACCGCTCTTCCTAAAGCTAAATGAGGTAGGTACCCGgcaagttcggccgaatttcaccttcccatacaaacggagtgtcgttctcattttaaaactacgtgttggattataatgaaactttgcacatacaatgacatgagatataggtatctaggtctgtaattagtttataattatagctctagtatataaaaaaaacgagatagagcaaaaacaagttttgttttgtttgtttcctTGACCTTAATGTTGTAAAAAAGAAATACATTAAAACCACGGAGTAGTTATTAATTCGTGATTAAAACTATAACTGTGTATGTGACTGTGTGTATGCGTGCGTcatgcgtgcgtgcgtgcgtgctgCGTGCGTCTGTGACAtatagagtctgttcggaaagaaaAGTCGTGGAATGTACCTATTGGGCCCAATTGGATTAGATATCACAACCTGTTTTAAAATACTGTTTCACACGTATGACAATTACAgttgttcttcttcttttaaaattatggcttcagcccagtgggactatttcgccagtatcaaggtattaagaggtttaaaaacgacaaaaattgtacggttgtacaagacagtgtacggtgatttgttagctcttgtaaatcgaaaGCTAGACTttactcctcaaatgtgaaaggcatacatatagtgatttttgtatttttataaacaaacccagcacttccattttaaaaagtgacatttgatgaagtggaactgctgatgatgatcagaatggaactctttaatgacgcatagtttacgtttggtgatttgtcctcttctttatgtttgttaagcaactttagtttttaagacatatttttgtcaagctcgagttctgatgatgagacccacgaggaaccgagggaactcctcaaatgtgaaaggcatacatatagtgatttttgttttttatcaacaaatccagcatttacatttaaaaaagtgacatttgatgaaatggaaactgctgataatgatcagaatggaactcttcaatgacacatagttcacgtttggcgatttgttctcttccttatggacccagacctaaacttggacccggactcggacccggaaccgggtctgaacatggaccccaattcggacccggacccggaccgaactctgacccaaacttgtacccggacagccggacacggacccggactctgatgagaaaagtgggttaggtgggtggttgggttttgaactgcgattctcacagaacagaactgctatcagaaaagtaggttaggttagagctgtgacccttacagaaacgaaatgctatcagaaaagtaggttaggttagaactgcgacccttacgaaacgaaatgctactagaaaagtgggtggttttacctccttttctacattattaggcaaaagatgctgtctttttcatttcattgtctggaatctaagagtgcaccatcaacaataagtgaactttcagcggcatcccccattaaagtcggttttttttttcttaaaaattattagtatttgttgttatagcggcaacagaaatacatcatctgtgaaaatttcaactgactatcacggtttatgacatacagcctggtgacagacagacagacggacagttttagtaatagggtcccgtttttaccctttgggcacggaaccctaaaaagtaagtaagAAGGAGTCTCACAATGGCATGTCAACGATGGTGGTGACCCCGCCGGCCGCCGCGGCCTGCGTGGCGGTCACGTAGCCCTCCCAGGAGGTCCGGCCCGGTTCGTTGACGTGGACATGTGAATCCACCACCCCCGCCATCAGCGCCAGATCTCCTCCATCTATTACCTTTGTAAAAACGAGTAGATAATGTCAAACGTCAATCATTAATCGTATCAAATAAAAATTTCCATGTCTATGTACCATATATTGATGTTTATGTTGCCTATGAAAGGAAATAACACATATGAAAACTGTTGCAGCCAAAATTACCCATTGGAGAGCAAAGTACCTCTTAATAAAATTTGGTTTTATAACTGTCttgataaaagtaataaatctcTTAGGATAATTTGCAGTAAAACACCTAAAAGAGTTGATAAGGTAATCACTATATAatcaagtacctacttaaaaacgTATAGATAAAAAACTTAACTGATACCCCCTTTGTATGTTTGAGTGAAGTGTTCGAACTCTAACTGACATAATGACATTGCATTTTTGATGTAATAtaaccctttataaggcataGGGGTGTCaggaattatgcaaaattgaacactatcactttgaaataaagttcaaagtaAGGTGGGAAATATAAAATATCCATTaatttaggttattttaccacTAAACACACACTatttcaagactaaagaaaattgtactcgggccgGTCGGGTATAAGCCGTAAAGctcaatttcaaagaaaaatcgcaaatcgatgtacagttttgccatttggcacacgcatacattttacgtatctgcagtacagttccagtcgtaaaataggtaaatattgaagtagaactgtgtcactttgtaatattgaaaaatttaaaaaaatactaattgtatttattttcaaaattgctttcttggggttagatatgaggatatcacgtatcgttacaaaataaaatcagccatatcgtatctggaggagcccaaacttggtaggtatgttttgaattttttttttgttttataaaaaaaatggctgaaatgtaatgatgtggtatatttttcgAATAGTCTGAAAAAGCCCTTTCATATGATACCACACATGATAGGTTTAGAAAAAAACCctacaaaaaaacaatacagcaTTCCAACACTCCCCTCCTATttaagggaatttttttaggaactgcgggtcaaaaattttgttttgacctctagtatgcgtgtgccaacgGTTTTTTTATGCGTACATCTTACACTAGGGGGCGCGCGGGGCACGCCGCCGGtcgggctggcagtttgtatggcagatttcggactttattgctaagtctaagggtcgtaatagatgattttactttatgctctagaacataattaGCAACTTCTAcacacgacttaaagtcgaactttacgagcatgagaagtgaaatctcattttaatgtaatatttagGTTCTAGTTCTATGTAAGCAAATTCAAGTAACTAATTACCTCAAAACTGATAGTAAAATTCGATAGGAGCGAATTTACGGACGTCCTCGTGAGTACGCCCTCTATGATTCCCGCCTCATTGACCAACACCCCACCATCCAACTCTGCTGCCTCGGTCACCACCCGCCGGCTCAGGAACAACTGCTTGTTTTGCTTCCGAGGAACGTAATTTATTTCCCGACATAATATTGTACCTGCAGTGCAACATgacttattttatacaatctcaaaatttaagaaaaacctTGTTTAAACTAAAGACTTACCTAACAATGCAATTTGCGTTATGCAATAAAGAAACTTCATAATTACTATTTATTGTTCGTCTTAAGACGTTGCAACGATGCAACGACTTGTTCTAAACTGATAAGATCTGCCAAACAGCAAGACAATTATATTTAGAGATGCACCGaatattcggttactatccggtatccggcctatCCAGCCCTTATTATAACATCCGGCcagataccggatagtaactgcttgatttcggagtaaacaaattggatttaagaaacaCAGTCACGGTTACGGTATCGTactcgtttattattttaaaacaatttaaacattccaCTGACTTGCACGCGCACTCATTTTGAACCTAGAGATGAGTCCACGTCCGCTCAGCCTCCGCGCAAACGTTCTAGACCGAGAAccaggcgaaaatttcgtcagtcatcggtGATACTTCGTCACaggatagtttagatgctattatgAATTAAAAGAATAGTCAGCCGGCGGTATGGCGGAGGAAAGTCTGTGAACTGGTCAcgtgaacatgtaaaaaaccggccaagtgcgagtcggactcgtgcaccgagtgttccgtactttttagtatttgttgttatagcggcaacagaaatacatcatctgtaaaaatttcaactgtctagctatcacggttcatgagatacagcctggtgactgacagacggacagacggacagacggacagcggagtattagtaatagggtcccgtttttaccctttgggtacggaaccctaaaaatatttttttttagtcatcgcctcccggttgatactttgtcaggtcATAGTTTAGAagctattataaattaaataaaccgtcagtcggttgtatcgcggtggacaGACCGTCAGCTGGTAGCATGAACATGTATAAAATACACACCTTACCGTTTTATGTCCGCAAAGTACATACAAACGAACGAACGTGATGGAACGTTACATGcaaatattcataattttgaTACCGCTATCAAAATGAGGTACAAcacgttttttttacatatttatgcgaccggctgacggtctttccaccgcgatacaacccaAGTAACATTAAGAGCTAATTTTAAGGGATAGAAGAGATTTATATAAGCGCCTATTTACTCTTTAGGTGTTCTTAGTGCTCTAAAAATAGGAGTTATAACCGGCTATAACCTCGTTTTATCCCCGGATTGGGCACAATTTTTATCACCTAAAGATTTATAACAGTGCTACAGTAGGGTTAGCGGATAGAAAAAGATACATATTCTGAGCGGTATAGTGTAGCTACAATAGTGGTAATTAATTCTTTAGGAGCTAAATGGGTTGCATATAAGTGACTAGAAACTGTCTGAGTTGTAAGGTAGCTCTAGAAAAACGATACTTTCGGCTTTGGGCGGTACATCAGGGTTTCTTATCGACATCTGTGACACTCGAGGAAATAATTACACATTATTTGCCTTTGCTTTTAAATCTTAGGTTACATCTGTTTCTTTTTCTGTGTTATTCGTCATGCCTGTTGGATCTTAAATGTAGACAACAACATAGAATGAAATATCTAATGGCGGATGCGCATAAGTGAATTTGAGACTATTTATATAACTTGTACATGCGTGGATATATGGTTGCGAAAATAATTACACTGTGAATTACTatatacattattaacaaataattgAATTGCCTGTTATCCGATGCGTATTTACCTAAGTCAATTATTCTATAATATGTGTTCCgtcgtatttattttatgaaaaaaaaaaaaaacaatttaggtTTTTCCGTGATTTTAGTACAGTACTAATAGTGTAAGAACTAGAGTGattaaaatatgaattttaggTAATGGTTTCGtcctaattttgaatttatattcTGCACTTAGACATCAAAGAATGGCGCTATAGCTTTTAGCCTTTACGTTGGACTCTTTTAACATCTGAAGATATATTGAAGTCTACACCAACTCTTTATTGCCACTTACATATTTACAACAATGGTATAAGAGATTTGTTTACCGACTTAAAAGTTTAAAGATAGTTAATGGCAGCTGTTAGTGATAGTAAGCGCACTgattttagggatccgtactgGTCGTACGAGACCCCTGCTCATAAAGGACGATCGGTAAATTGGAACGAAACatttttcaggttttattttctgttattatattactttttgttgcAATCAATTAGAGATATAGAAGTGACCTTTAACTGTGTTACTGAACCTAAGGTAACATACGGGTACTATTTGAGACTTGAGGTTCTACAACGGACACAGATAACTCCGCTACTCCACCCTAAATCATACAAGCGTGTCAATTAACACTTGCGGCATACGGTATTAAAAATCACTAGTTAGCACCAGTAAATAACTTAAGCAGTTATTGGCTACCTTGTTACGATTAAAAGGGTTATAAAAGAGTTAGTTATCGTCTGTCAAGAACCTTAAGCGCATAATGCAGGTGCTTACTGCTTATTAACATCTAAAGGTTGTAAAATTTGCTTAAGGCAAACTGCTTAGGCTGTAttataacgtcaaaatagctacAATACCTCTCTATGAGATAACTAACTTTTGTAAACCCTTTTTTACAACTGTGACCTATAGAACCGTTAATATAGCGTCGTTTTACGTCTTTTAGTTACAAATAAGGTGCTAAGTGTCGCCTAATTGTTTGTTGGGAAccggctgatttttttttaaattcacaatagcatccaaactatcatctgacaaagtatcaaacgggaggcggtgacaacttttttttacttgttttcGTGGGTGCATTCATCAACCCACCGACGGAGCGGCAGTTGACGTCCACAAGAGTTCATAACACATACAGCTccattcgaactttaagatatgtCAAATActaggtctagaaacgatatagattagatatatcagtgtcaaaagtgacgtttcttcaaacaaaaacgtgacttttgacactgacatctaatccatatcgtttctagacctaatatttgacgtatcttaaagttcgaatcgggccgatagCGAtagaggcgattggtcatggaaatctgttcctggctcgcggtgtATTCATCACGAAACAGGTCAAAATCTGCACAATGCGCACCTTAAAAACggaaatgtaggtatagttccgccggccgaatattcggcggccggataccgaatattcggccgatgtTCAGGCCGAACCTCCGGTATGCGGTATCCGGCCAAAGCAActctatccgttgcatctctaattATATTGATCAATTGTGTCACTAAACGTGACTAAATTCACTGCAGTATATGCTGatcaaataagtaataaatgcGTCTGggtaaatataaagaaaagataatgaatgaaatgaaatgtaagtATTATAAACTTGTTTTGTAGTGGGAAATGTGGAGTTATGGAGTTTCGTACAGACACTTTTTTCTCATAGCCTTGTGATAAGTATTAGATTATTTGGAAAAACTTAATTTCCAAAACtcgaaaataatacatataggtaAAGAATGTCACCAATCGAAACAAtctaattactatttttttttacataaacgaTAGCATAAAATTTGGGCAACACCAACACCACTGCACTTTTATTTTACCCAAAATTGTATGACATAATTTGGGAACATTCCACGGGGATTTCCCCGAACAACGTACAACagattaaatatattgaaattcCCAAATGGGAACACTGTgattttcaatatatttaatctgttcatgtttttatttagcAACGTGAGTTGCAAAGCGCCCGCAGATTACGGAAGCAGCTTCCTAACAGGAGAATTGTGTATTTGTTTGCCATACAGAAACTATTTCAAATAAGAACACCAATATTTTTTAGAATACTTAAAAATTTAATGTGTTAGGTTTTTACAAATCACTAAGCAGCAATTTTCCTTTCGGTTCCCCTATGAGTTAGTCGTCGGCGTACACGATACAGGAACTCTCTACCTGTCAATAAATTGTGCTCCCTACAATCCGATGTCTGCTTATAAGGTTTACTCAATCATAgagtagatttataaaaatacgataaaatgtatttaaatatggataaattattatttttatttgcattaataatttttatgattttgacctatgttctttcactgatatgcgttaaaattgttaaataacaaacgaaaccgtcaacgccatctatacgacagtaggccaaagctagtagcgccctctgaacgagaatcaaattttcttgattttcgaggcacgttttttccttagactgtatccatctattacggagttatatctatctctgACTCAGTGAAGTCTGAATGGTGTAATATTTTCTTGTGGACTTCCTTAATTGGCCACCTTTTTTACACgactgtttattattattaatttcagaCCAATCACACCGAGAAGTGGTTCGAATTTAAATTAcagttttaataaaacaaacccTGTAGGTACCATAGTAGTGAAGCTTAGATTACAAGTGaaaataaggtttaaattaatgatttttcccctcactagctcggaaagccgtcttttatcctttaaaacaagcggggaaaaacgcattttatccactagtggaagtagtggggaaagtaatatgaccttggatggagcgtgtttaagtagcttttgacagataacaaaacgtaaaacgctcataataatggttcgttcgatattaatcaTCATGTAActtagatgtaaatagttgtaaatatgaaatactgtatttgacatgtaaaactatgttttataaaggaataaatgaatgaattaataaatggtttaagaatttaataaaaaatacgaaatttagctttatttaatgattttaagtcattaaccttaaattccataagaaacatttgttttttttaaataatgttgaatgtaattctgaacgcacaagttgatgagtcgatgcaatttcaaaacgtatcgtcagaaatgtcaacattgtcaacaaaatttttctcaccgactccatttccaacacgtaaaaatacacaacttccagagttttctgttataatatcatattatcttaaaaaaatgagtgattccagtgatgaagatgatctaaagcctgtggatgttgcactttcctcgctatagtgagggaaAAAGTTTTGTGtcacacacgggtgcaaatgtattttacttctcgtgtgttgaaacactcgctacgctcaggattctattttagaacttcAACTATAgagtcctttcgcttgctcgtatttcaattccacactcgcgggtaaaatacaactttgcacctttgtataacaaataactattctaaatGTTATTTAGGGATCGCCCTGATTTATTTCACACattacgtaggtaataagaatatagatatagatatagatatagatatagatatagatatagatatagatatagatatagatatagatatagatatagatatagatagatatGGATAGATATAGATATGGATAGCGCAACTTGCACATTTTAAGCTTTTACGAAGACGTGCGTTCACCATATATTGGCGCAAACTTTAAAACGCTACACCTTGAGACGCACCTGTTATATCTTACAATATTTTGTGTTGCAATCTTCGAACTAATTGTAGCGTGGTTTTGTGCTCTCATAATAAgtaattggtttttttttgcttacttATGTTACTGATTATTACCTTTGTTCGTACAATCAcctaataaaacaaagtctccCACCACGTCTGCCTGCATGTGTGTATGTtcacgataaactcaaaaacgactgaacggattttcatgcggtttgcACTTATCAATATGAATTTTCTgttactacccgtgcgaagccgggcgggGAGGGTCGCtagttttaagtattaattaatgaAAGCTCATAGaacaattattatatataagtatgtaaaaaAAGATTGATGGAAATGGATACATAGGTATTTCGTAGTAAAAAAGCCAAGCGGGAAAAATCAAACAaattattaagtataaaaaataacattccGAACATATATTAGGAGTCGCCTTAAAATTTGTTCAACAGCAGCTCTCCACTAGGCCCCCCCACCATGTCCCCGTTGCCGTAAATGAGCCGCCCGCGCAGGTATGTTTCTTTTACCACCCCTCGTAGCTCCCTgccgatgtatggagttagcTGGAACAGAAGTATTTGCTTTGCTTGTTGAAGCATTCTATATCGTGTAAGGATCACTAACTAACATCTGTACGTAATAGAATAAACATTTGGTATAGGAAACAATAGTTGACTATCTAACCTTATTTTTGTGCCGCACGGATTCAGCAGTAACCGTAAAAGTGGCCTCGGGGTCAAAGAACACAAAATCAGCATCGAGTCCAGGCTTCAGAGCGCCCTTGCGCTCCTGCAGGCCGCACAGCCGGGCCGGGCCTGCGCTCAGGTACTTGCTGATGGACGGCAGGCTTAGCTTGCGGAAACTCGCCGCAGTCCAGAAGAGCGACAGACCTGATGGCAGAGAAAGAAACTAAAGTCATCTTCTTTAGGTACTTTTAAAGACAATCAGAATAATATTGTGGGTGTGTAACCACACACCCAGCACTGCCAAGTGTAGGCAAGATTGTGTAAATTGTA
This genomic stretch from Cydia strobilella chromosome 6, ilCydStro3.1, whole genome shotgun sequence harbors:
- the LOC134742471 gene encoding allantoinase-like — protein: MKFLYCITQIALLGTILCREINYVPRKQNKQLFLSRRVVTEAAELDGGVLVNEAGIIEGVLTRTSVNSLLSNFTISFEVIDGGDLALMAGVVDSHVHVNEPGRTSWEGYVTATQAAAAGGVTTIVDMPLNSIPPTTTLHNLRIKRDMAKEEVYVDVGFWGGVVPGNEMELLDMIEAGVVGFKCYLIDSGVSEFPNITPDELDSVFSVLNGTGTVLAFHAEVQLNGTTDCSECDPELYSTYLASRPDEMEIDAVKLIASFIPKTDVHVHVVHVSAEGVVPILEEARAARVLAGHRGWRAGVTSETCNHYLTLNAENVPPGRTEFKCAPPIRNHTNKEKLWEYIKEERLDLIASDHSPSVAELKGSDFMTAWGGVASLQFDLPLFWTEASARGFGLSTASHYLSAGPARLAGLQERKGALKPGLDADLIFFDPNAAFIVTPEIILYKNKISPYMNRVLRGKVIQTYVRGQLVYADSDNQLVGEPKGKLLLNDL